GATGGGTTGGTGCCCCGATTGCTCGAGCAGGCCGGTGCCGAGGTCGATGCCCTGCAATCCGATCTGGAAGGTGAACTCTCGCGAAGGCCCAAGGTCAGCGGCCCCGGTGCCGCGACCGGTCAGGTGACGATCACCCGACGCTTGTCCGTGCTCCTCGACGCCGCCGAGCGAGAGGCGAAGCGGCTCAAGGATTCCTACGTGTCGGTGGAGCATCTCCTGATGGGCCTAGCCGAAGAGGGTTCGGCCACTGCGGCAGGGCGAGTACTCGCCCGTCATGGAATCACCAGGGACTCCTTCCTCACAGCGCTGACGAAGGTGCGCGGCAATCAACGCGTCACCTCGGCCAGCCCGGAAGGTGCGTACGACGCGCTGGAGAAGTACGGACGCGACCTCGTCGCCGAGGGGCGGGCCGGCAAACTCGATCCGGTGATCGGACGAGACGCCGAGATCCGCAGGGTCACGCAGATCCTGAGCCGCAAGACCAAGAACAATCCGGTTCTCATCGGCGATCCAGGCGTCGGGAAGACCGCGATCGTCGAGGGCCTTGCCCAGCGGATCGTCCGCGGCGACGTTCCGGAAGGCCTGCGCGACAGAACGATCTTCTCACTCGACATGGGTTCCCTGGTGGCCGGTGCGAAGTACCGCGGGGAATTCGAGGAGCGTCTGCAGGCGGTACTGGCCGAGGTGAAGGCAGCCGACGGGCGGATTCTGTTGTTCGTCGACGAGTTGCATACCGTGGTCGGTGCCGGATCAGCAGGCGGTGAGGGGTCCCTCGACGCCGGCAACATGCTCAAGCCGATGCTCGCCCGAGGCGAGCTGCACATGATCGGTGCCACCACGCTCGACGAGTATCGCAAGCACATCGAATCCGATGCGGCACTGGAGAGACGGTTCCAGACCGTCCTCGTCGACGAGCCGAGCGCCGAGGATGCAATCTCGATCCTGCGCGGACTCCGCGAACGCCTCGAGGTGTTTCACGGCGTGAAGATTCAGGACGGCGCTCTCGTCGCTGCCGTCACCCTCTCGCACCGCTACATCACCGACCGCTTTCTCCCGGACAAGGCCATCGATCTGGTCGACGAGGCGTGCGCTCGGTTGCGCACCGAAATCGATTCGATGCCGGCCGAACTCGACGAACTCACCCGGAAGGTGACCCGGCTGGAGATCGAAGATGCCGCGCTGTCCAAAGAGACCGACGGAGCGAGCAAGGCGCGCCTCGACGAGCTGCGCAAGGAGCTGGCCGACCTGCGGGCCGAGGCCGATGCCCGGCACGCTCAGTGGGAGGCGGAGCGACAGGCGATCCGCCGGGTGCAAGAGCTTCGGAGCGAGCTCGAGCGCTTGCGCCACGAGGCCGAGGAGGCGGAGCGCGCCTACGACCTCAATCGGGCCGCCGAGTTGCGCTACGGCGAGATCGTCCAGCTCGAACGCAGGCTCGAGTCGGCAGAAGAGCAACTGGCCACCAGACAAGGCCGGAGCCCGTTGTTGCGCGAAGTGGTCACCGAGGACGAGATCGCGGAAATCGTGGCTGCGTGGACTTCGATCCCGGTCGCTCGGCTGCAGGAAGGCGAGCGGCAGAAGTTGTTGCAGCTCGACGAGATTCTGCACGAGAGGGTCGTAGGCCAGGACGAGGCGGTGCAGCTGGTCGCGGACGCGGTGATCCGGGCGAGGTCCGGCATCCGTGATCCACGCCGGCCGATCGGGTCGTTCATCTTTCTGGGTCCGACGGGCGTGGGAAAGACCGAGCTCGCAAAAACACTGGCCGGTGCTCTCTTCGACAGCGAAGACAACATGGTGCGCCTGGACATGAGCGAGTACCAGGAGCGGCACACGGTGAGCCGGCTCATCGGGGCACCTCCCGGATACGTCGGTTACGACGAGGGCGGGCAGCTCACCGAGGCGGTGCGCCGAAAGCCCTACTCCGTAGTGCTTTTCGACGAGATCGAGAAGGCGCACGCAGATGTCTTCAATACCCTGCTACAAGTGCTCGACGACGGCCGGATCACCGATTCACAAGGCAGGCAGGTCGATTTCAGGAACACAGTCATCATCATGACCTCCAACATCGGCTCCCAGCATCTCCTCGAAGGAGTCACACCCGACGGCGAGATCGAGCCGAACGCCCGCGAGCGGGTTTTCGCGGAACTGCGTGGGCATTTCCGTCCCGAGTTCCTGAACCGGGTCGACGACATCGTGCTGTTCACCCCACTCACCCTGCCCCAGATCGAGCACATCGTCGGGTTGCAGCTCGCCGATCTTCGGAACCGGTTGTCGGAGCGCAGGATCGACCTGGACATCACCCCGGACGCGCGCAGGCTCATCGCCGAACGCGGATTCGACCCGGTCTACGGTGCACGGCCACTGCGTCGATACATCGCCCACGAGGTCGAGACCAGGATCGGTCGCGCGCTACTGCGAGGGGACATCGAACCAGGCGGCACCATCGCCGTCACGGTGGTCGACGGAGAACTCGTCGTCGCGTATGCGGAACCCGCCGTCGCGGCGGCCTGAGAGGAGATGTCGCCATGGAATCGGAGAAGGTGAAATGCGCGCACTGCGGCAAGGTCAACAGGGTGCCTGCCGCAGCGGACGGGACACCCCGGTGCGGGAACTGCCACGAGCCGCTGCCGTGGATCGCCGCAGCACGGGACGAGGACTTCGCGGAGGTCGCCGAACAACCGACGGTGCCCGTACTCGTCGATCTCTGGGCGACCTGGTGCGGACCGTGCCGCATGGTCAGCCCGGCGCTCGAACAGCTCGCCGTAGAACGAGCAGGGCGGATCAAGCTGGTCAAGGTCGACGTGGATGCCGCGCCCCTGACGTCCGAACGATTCACCGTCCGCGCCGTGCCGACCCTGCTGGTGATGGATCGAGGTGAGGTCCTCGCTCGGCAGGCCGGTGCAGCCCCGGTACCCCAGCTACGCGCATGGCTCGATCGAGCGCTCTCGAAGAATGCAGACAAGGAGGCGACATCATGACGTTCGTGCAAATGGACCCGCACGTGAACGCAATCCGGTCCGTGGTGCCCAGAACCCCGCAGGGCTGCGAAGAATGCCTCCGTCTCGGCACCCCGTGGGTGCACCTGAGGCTGTGCCTGACGTGCGGACACGTCGGGTGTTGCGACTCCTCGCCGGGAAAACACGCGAGCGCGCACGCACATGTCCTCGGCCATCCGATCGTTCGGTCGATGGAACCCGGAGAAGATTGGAGGTGGTGTTATGTCGACCGAAATTTCGTCTGAGGACGCCGGACCAGCGGTCGTCGACGAGACCACGGACGAGCACGGCGCGTTCCCGCGGCTGACGGACGATCAGGTCGCAGTGCTCGAGGTCGGTGGCACGCGTCGATCGGTTCGTACCGGAGAGGTGCTGATACGCGAGGGTGCGCCCAGCAACGACTTCTTCGTCGTTCTGTCCGGCAAGGTCGCCGTTCTCGACGAGGGTGACCGGGACGGTGAACGTCGGATACTGCGCGTGCACGGACCCGGCCGCTTCTTGGGCGAGCTCGGACTGCTCGAAGGTCAGGTGGCGTTCTACACCGCCGAAGCGATCGAAGACGGCGAGCTGCTCGTCACTCCCGCCGAGCGGGTACGCGAACTGGTTGCCCACGATCCAGTGCTGAGCGATCTGATCCTGCGGGCCTACCTCCTGCGTCGGCACCTGCTGATCGGGCTCGGCTCGGGGTTCCGGATCATCGGGTCCTGCTATTCACCGGACACGTTGCGGCTTCGAGAGTTCGCAATGCGAAATCGATTGCCCCACAGATGGATCGATCTCGAGCGGGACGAGCGGGCGGAGCAGCTGTTGCGCAGCCTGGACATCGCCCCCGAAGACGTTCCCGTCGTCATCTGGCACGGCGAGAAGGTACTGCGCAATCCGACGAACACAGAGCTCGCACGCATCGTCGGACTTTCCGTGCCGAACGCGGCCCAGGACGTGTTCGATCTGGTCGTCGTGGGTGCAGGACCGGCCGGACTGGCCGCATCCGTATACGGAGCCTCGGACGGGTTGAACACGGTGACACTGGAGACGATCGCCGCAGGGGGACAGGCCAGCACCTCCTCCCGAATCGAGAACTATCTGGGATTCCCGGCCGGAATCTCCGGATCCGAATTGGCCGAGCGGGCTGTGATCCAGGCCGACAAGTTCGGTGCCCGCATCCTGGTCTCGGCAGAGGTGACCGGATTGACGTCCGAAGCCGGGTACCACGTGCTCCGGCTCTCTGACGGCGGCACGGTTCGCGGCCGGTCCATCGTGCTCGCCACCGGCGCGCGGTACCGCAAGTTGACCGTTCCCGGTATCGCGGAACTGGAAGGCACGAGTGTGTACTACGCCGCCACTCATCAGGAAGCCCGCATGTGCGGGACCGACCCGGTGGCCATCGTCGGCGGCGGTAACTCCGCAGGCCAGGCGACAGTGTTTCTCGCCGAACATGTTTCGGACGTCCACTTGCTCATCCGCAATGACGATCTCGGAAAGAGCATGTCCCGTTACCTCGTCGACCAGATCGAGCACAACCCGCACGTGACCGTGCACCGCCACACCGAAGTTCGCGCGGTCCGCGGCAAGAAATACCTCGAGGAAGTCGTAGTCGAGAACAACCGCACGGGCGAACAGGCCACGATCAGGGCGCACGCCCTGTTCGTGTTCATCGGAGCGATGCCCTACACGGGGTGGCTTGCCGACGCCATCGCACTCGACGAACACGGGTTCGTCGTCACCGGTACGGACGCAGCTCTCGCTCGCGGAGACGGTGCCCTGCAGATCGGAGCAGCGCTGTGCGGGACGCTCGAAACGAGCCGACCCGGCCTGTTCGCCGCGGGCGACGTCCGCAGCGGCTCGGTGAAGCGAGTCGCATCCGCAGTCGGTGAAGGAGCGATGTCGGTACGCCAGGTCCACGAGTATTTCGAGCGACGGTGACGTGGGAAACCGCAGCCATCGCAGCCCTGACGGATCCAGTGGACACACGTACACTGGATTCGGTGGGGAAGAAAACTCAGCGCACACAGGAGTTGGGTGAACTCGCCGAGCTCACCCTTCGCGAGTTGGCGTCGGCCGCGGGTGGAGTGCGTGCAGTTCACTCGGCTGTTGCACGACGCACATTTGCCGCCGTGAAACTCGGCGCAGGGCCGGCTGTCTTGCCGACACAGCTGATGCACGATGCCATTTCCGCCGGCACCTACGCGAGCATCGTGGCCGCCTGCACCGGCGCAGCCAAGGTAGTCGGTGCGCTGACCGGCAGTTCCGACGTGACCGGCGACGAGGTCACCGAGGACGATTCGCGGCCGTCACCCTCGCACACCACCCGCGGCGCTCAGACCATCGCTGTCCTGCACGGTCTCATCGGCGACGACATGGAGCGCAGTTCTCGGGTCCTTGCCTACCCGATGTCGATACGTGTCGACGGTCGCCCGGTAGTTCCGAAATACCGCGCTCTGGCCACGGCGTTTCCCGACGCGGGAGCGCACCTCGTGATGTTCCTGCACGGACTCGTCGAGACCGAATCGGCATGGCGGCTCGGTGGGCGACCCACGTACGGGGAGCGGCTGGACTCCGAAGCCGGAACCACCTCGATCTTCTTGCGCTACAACACCGGACGTCGAATAGCAAAGAACGGCGCCGACCTGTCGGACTTGCTGGAACAGCTCGTCACGGCGTGGCCGGTCAGGGTTCACCGAATCACTTTGGTCGGACACTCCATGGGCGGGTTGGTCTCACGCAGCGCCGCTCACCATGCCGCCGAGAGTGGCCGCCGATGGGTGGAGCTGTTGACGGACGTATTCACGCTGGGGACACCACATCTGGGTGCGCCGCTTGCGCGCGGCGTTCACGTCGCCACCGCTGCGCTGGCGCTCGCGCCCGAGACCCGTCCGTTCGCGAACCTGTTGGCGCGTCGAAGCGCTGGAGTCCGCGACCTGATTCACGGATCGATCAACGCAGACGAGGGACATGCGAGCTACGCCGACGGATTCGACGTCGGAGCGGCCGCGGACATCTCGGTTCCGGACGGGGTGCGGCATCATCACGCCTCCGCCGTCATCACAGGAAACCCGCGACACCCCGTCGGGATATTCGTGGGCGACGGCCTCGTTCGCACCGACAGCGCCGGAGGACGAAACAAGCTGCGTGACATAGGACTTCGGCCGGACGATGGTCTGGCGATCAACAGCGCACACCATTTCACGCTCCTCAACGACCAGAGGGTGTACGGCTGGATGCGACGCGCACTGGCATATCGATAGCCGCAGCCAAGCTTGCCACCGCGGCGCAACTCGAGCAGAATGCTGCCGCGCTTTCGATCGACCGCGGCAAACGCCGTGGACGTGATGCACTTCGGCGGCGACTACACCCTTGCTGTTTCCGGCACCGCGGTGGACAAAATCGCGGGGAGGTCCTGGACACTGCACGACCTGATCGCCACTGCCCTACTCTAAGACCTCGGCCCCTACAATCGTCCGTTATGCGTAGGTTTTTCGGTGCCCTGGCCGCGGTTGTCGTCCTATCTCTGTCCGGTTGCTCGTCGAGCGAGTCACCCGACCCCGTACCACCGACGGGCGCGAACACGTCTGCCGAGTTCCCGGTCACGATCGAGGGGGCACTCGGTTCGTCCGTGGTCGGCTCGGAGCCCACCCGTGTGGTCGCGCTGTCGTGGACCGACGCCGACATTCTGCTGTCGCTGGGAGTGACGCCGGTGGCCACCGCCCGAGCAACCGCCGCGTCGGGGTTCCAACCGTGGGCCGAGGCCGAGCTGGGCGATCAAGATGCCCCAGCGTTCCTCCAAGGAGCCAATGCCGACCTGTCGATCGAAGACGTGCTCGCCTACGAACCAGACCTGATCGTCGGGACGAAGGCATTCGGACTCGACACCCGCTACGAACAGCTGTCGGCGATAGCGCCTGTTGTGCACTACGACAGCACACCCTCGGCAGAAACGTGGGAGGACGCCACCAGGTCGATCGCGGCCGCGCTCGGGCGCAGCGACGACGGTGAGCGGGTGATCGCGGAGACCGACTCGACGATCTCCGCTGCGGCAGAGGCCAACCCCGAGCTGACCGGTAAGACGTTCACGTTCTTCGTCGGCCCCGCCAACGGCAGTGTCTACGTGGTCAATTCGACCGACGACGCCGGTGCGCAATTTCTCGACTCGCTCGGCATGCGGCCCACCGACTACGCGACCGGGCTGCCGACCAGCTCCATTCCGGGGCGAGCACAGATCACCTACGAATACCTGGCAGACAACGACGCCGATCTCGTGATCGCGACGGGACAACCAGCCGATCTCGACGCTTTCCGAACGCTC
The nucleotide sequence above comes from Rhodococcoides fascians A25f. Encoded proteins:
- a CDS encoding FAD-dependent oxidoreductase, translated to MSTEISSEDAGPAVVDETTDEHGAFPRLTDDQVAVLEVGGTRRSVRTGEVLIREGAPSNDFFVVLSGKVAVLDEGDRDGERRILRVHGPGRFLGELGLLEGQVAFYTAEAIEDGELLVTPAERVRELVAHDPVLSDLILRAYLLRRHLLIGLGSGFRIIGSCYSPDTLRLREFAMRNRLPHRWIDLERDERAEQLLRSLDIAPEDVPVVIWHGEKVLRNPTNTELARIVGLSVPNAAQDVFDLVVVGAGPAGLAASVYGASDGLNTVTLETIAAGGQASTSSRIENYLGFPAGISGSELAERAVIQADKFGARILVSAEVTGLTSEAGYHVLRLSDGGTVRGRSIVLATGARYRKLTVPGIAELEGTSVYYAATHQEARMCGTDPVAIVGGGNSAGQATVFLAEHVSDVHLLIRNDDLGKSMSRYLVDQIEHNPHVTVHRHTEVRAVRGKKYLEEVVVENNRTGEQATIRAHALFVFIGAMPYTGWLADAIALDEHGFVVTGTDAALARGDGALQIGAALCGTLETSRPGLFAAGDVRSGSVKRVASAVGEGAMSVRQVHEYFERR
- a CDS encoding esterase/lipase family protein, producing the protein MGKKTQRTQELGELAELTLRELASAAGGVRAVHSAVARRTFAAVKLGAGPAVLPTQLMHDAISAGTYASIVAACTGAAKVVGALTGSSDVTGDEVTEDDSRPSPSHTTRGAQTIAVLHGLIGDDMERSSRVLAYPMSIRVDGRPVVPKYRALATAFPDAGAHLVMFLHGLVETESAWRLGGRPTYGERLDSEAGTTSIFLRYNTGRRIAKNGADLSDLLEQLVTAWPVRVHRITLVGHSMGGLVSRSAAHHAAESGRRWVELLTDVFTLGTPHLGAPLARGVHVATAALALAPETRPFANLLARRSAGVRDLIHGSINADEGHASYADGFDVGAAADISVPDGVRHHHASAVITGNPRHPVGIFVGDGLVRTDSAGGRNKLRDIGLRPDDGLAINSAHHFTLLNDQRVYGWMRRALAYR
- the trxA gene encoding thioredoxin, whose translation is MESEKVKCAHCGKVNRVPAAADGTPRCGNCHEPLPWIAAARDEDFAEVAEQPTVPVLVDLWATWCGPCRMVSPALEQLAVERAGRIKLVKVDVDAAPLTSERFTVRAVPTLLVMDRGEVLARQAGAAPVPQLRAWLDRALSKNADKEATS
- a CDS encoding iron-siderophore ABC transporter substrate-binding protein, translated to MRRFFGALAAVVVLSLSGCSSSESPDPVPPTGANTSAEFPVTIEGALGSSVVGSEPTRVVALSWTDADILLSLGVTPVATARATAASGFQPWAEAELGDQDAPAFLQGANADLSIEDVLAYEPDLIVGTKAFGLDTRYEQLSAIAPVVHYDSTPSAETWEDATRSIAAALGRSDDGERVIAETDSTISAAAEANPELTGKTFTFFVGPANGSVYVVNSTDDAGAQFLDSLGMRPTDYATGLPTSSIPGRAQITYEYLADNDADLVIATGQPADLDAFRTLPGIASLSAIARGNYVPLSPTEAQSIAFPSPLSLEWATGNIVPKF
- the clpB gene encoding ATP-dependent chaperone ClpB, with the translated sequence MDISNLTEKSREALQEAQSLATRMGHTEVDGEHLLLALVGQQDGLVPRLLEQAGAEVDALQSDLEGELSRRPKVSGPGAATGQVTITRRLSVLLDAAEREAKRLKDSYVSVEHLLMGLAEEGSATAAGRVLARHGITRDSFLTALTKVRGNQRVTSASPEGAYDALEKYGRDLVAEGRAGKLDPVIGRDAEIRRVTQILSRKTKNNPVLIGDPGVGKTAIVEGLAQRIVRGDVPEGLRDRTIFSLDMGSLVAGAKYRGEFEERLQAVLAEVKAADGRILLFVDELHTVVGAGSAGGEGSLDAGNMLKPMLARGELHMIGATTLDEYRKHIESDAALERRFQTVLVDEPSAEDAISILRGLRERLEVFHGVKIQDGALVAAVTLSHRYITDRFLPDKAIDLVDEACARLRTEIDSMPAELDELTRKVTRLEIEDAALSKETDGASKARLDELRKELADLRAEADARHAQWEAERQAIRRVQELRSELERLRHEAEEAERAYDLNRAAELRYGEIVQLERRLESAEEQLATRQGRSPLLREVVTEDEIAEIVAAWTSIPVARLQEGERQKLLQLDEILHERVVGQDEAVQLVADAVIRARSGIRDPRRPIGSFIFLGPTGVGKTELAKTLAGALFDSEDNMVRLDMSEYQERHTVSRLIGAPPGYVGYDEGGQLTEAVRRKPYSVVLFDEIEKAHADVFNTLLQVLDDGRITDSQGRQVDFRNTVIIMTSNIGSQHLLEGVTPDGEIEPNARERVFAELRGHFRPEFLNRVDDIVLFTPLTLPQIEHIVGLQLADLRNRLSERRIDLDITPDARRLIAERGFDPVYGARPLRRYIAHEVETRIGRALLRGDIEPGGTIAVTVVDGELVVAYAEPAVAAA
- a CDS encoding ubiquitin carboxyl-terminal hydrolase 14; amino-acid sequence: MTFVQMDPHVNAIRSVVPRTPQGCEECLRLGTPWVHLRLCLTCGHVGCCDSSPGKHASAHAHVLGHPIVRSMEPGEDWRWCYVDRNFV